From the Niveibacterium microcysteis genome, the window AGTCCGGCTGGGCGGGCCGCGGCCGACGAACGGTAATCGGCTGCGCGGGTGCTCGCGTGCGCGCTAATTCAGTGCTGGCACACCGGGCACCAGAAGGTGCTGCGCTGGCCCATCACTTGCTGCCGGATCGGCGTTCCGCATTGCCGGCAGGGCAAGCCTGCACGCCCGTAGACGAAGGCTTCCTGTTGAAAATAGCCGGGCTCGCCGTCGCTGCCAACGAAATCGCGCAGCGTCGAACCGCCGGCCTGGATCGCCGCGCGCAGGGTGTCCTTGACGGCCTCCACCAGTCGCTCGCAGCGCGCAGCGGAGATTCGCCCGGCCGGCGTACTGGGCCGGATGCCAGCGCGAATCAGGCTTTCGGATGCGTAGATGTTGCCGACGCCGACCAGCGTATGGGCATCCATTAGGAAGAGTTTGATCGCGCTGCGCCGCCCTCGCGTAGCTCGATACAGCCAGGGGCCGCTGAAGGCGCTGGAGAGCGGCTCAATGCCAAGCGGTGCAATCAGTGGGTGCGTGTCGATCGGCGCGACCCACCAGTCGATCACGCCGAATCGTCGTGGGTCGTGATAGCGCAGCGCGTGCGCGCCGAACACGATGTCGACATGGTCGTGCTTGCGCAGCGGCGCATCGGGCGGCACCACCCGCAGGCTGCCCGACATGCCGAGGTGAATCAGCACGGTGCCCGCCGGGGCGCTCAGCAACAGGTATTTCCCGCGGCGGGTGACCGATGCGATCGTCTGCCCCGGTAACTCGGCAGCCAGTTCGGGCGGGACCGGGCGACGCATGCGTGCCTCGCGCACAGCCACCGCGGTGACGGTGCGGCCCTCGACATGCGGCGCGATGCCGCGACAAGTGGTTTCAACTTCAGGCAGTTCGGGCATCGAGGGGTATCACGGCAAGCTGATAACATCGGACGAACGCATGTTACTTCCGACTGTCCCAGATGACGCCTACCCGGATTGGAGTTTCCGCCATGTCGCCGCGCCCGTTGCTGAAAACCGTTTCGCGCCTCGTGCTCGGGCTGTGCCTTGGCGCCGGCGTGTTCGTGGCGCGTGCCGACGAGCCCGCGGCGACACAGTCGGCGCCTGCTCAGAGCCCCGCAGCAGAGCAGGCGAGCGCCCTGACGCCACAAGTGCTGTACCAGTTTCTGCTGGCGGAAATTGCTGGCGCGCGCGGCAATCTGGAGCTGGCGTCGCAAGGCTATCTGGACCTGGCGCGAAAAACGCAGGATGCGCGCATCGCCCATCGCGCCGCAGAGATCGCCCTCTACGCACGCCGCGTACCGGACGCCCTTGAGGCTGCACGCCTGTGGAACAAGTTGGAGCCGGATAACCTGCAGGCGGTGCAGATGCTCGCCGGTTTGCTGGCCGGCGGCATGGGGCAGCTCGATGAATTGGAGCCGCAGCTCGCACGCATTCTGGCAAAAAGCCCAGAGGGCCCGGCGGGACTGCTGATGGCGCTGAATGGCACCTTGCAACGCTACCCGGACAAGGCCGAGGTTCGGCGCAGCGTGGATCGGCTCACGGAGCCCTATCTGAAGTTGCCCGAGGCTAACTTCGCGCGTGCGCATGCGGCGTTCAATGCAGGCGATGCCGATGCTGCGCTGGCCTCGCTCGACGCTGCGCTGGTGCGCAAGAGCGATTGGGAGCCGGCGGCGCTGCTCAAGGCGCAACTGCAGCAGCAACAGGGGCGAACCAAGGACGCGATCGCCTTCCTCGCCGCCTTCCGCAGCAAGCAGCCGCAGTCGGTTGATAT encodes:
- the mutM gene encoding bifunctional DNA-formamidopyrimidine glycosylase/DNA-(apurinic or apyrimidinic site) lyase, whose product is MPELPEVETTCRGIAPHVEGRTVTAVAVREARMRRPVPPELAAELPGQTIASVTRRGKYLLLSAPAGTVLIHLGMSGSLRVVPPDAPLRKHDHVDIVFGAHALRYHDPRRFGVIDWWVAPIDTHPLIAPLGIEPLSSAFSGPWLYRATRGRRSAIKLFLMDAHTLVGVGNIYASESLIRAGIRPSTPAGRISAARCERLVEAVKDTLRAAIQAGGSTLRDFVGSDGEPGYFQQEAFVYGRAGLPCRQCGTPIRQQVMGQRSTFWCPVCQH